A single genomic interval of Microbacterium sp. LWO14-1.2 harbors:
- a CDS encoding MerR family transcriptional regulator, with amino-acid sequence MAQRDPRTPLYGIAVAAQLVDLPEATLRLFESKGLLTPARSDGGTRRYSDDDIDRLRRAAELREDGLNIVGIARVLALQDENVGFRAALREAETSD; translated from the coding sequence ATGGCCCAGCGCGACCCCCGCACACCCCTGTACGGCATCGCCGTCGCCGCGCAGCTCGTCGATCTTCCCGAGGCCACGCTCCGGCTCTTCGAGAGCAAGGGTCTGCTGACTCCCGCCCGCAGCGACGGCGGGACCCGCCGCTACAGCGACGACGACATCGACCGCCTGCGTCGGGCGGCGGAACTGCGCGAGGACGGCCTCAACATCGTCGGCATCGCGCGCGTGCTCGCCCTGCAGGACGAGAACGTCGGATTCCGCGCCGCCCTGCGCGAGGCCGAGACCTCCGACTGA
- a CDS encoding methyltransferase: MSTKTLALWVAYGTNGVVGSIRHDDEGYTVVMAGSDAAAGTFPSLASAKGALHSKMRPGSAWPMFVEH; this comes from the coding sequence ATGAGCACCAAGACTCTGGCACTCTGGGTGGCCTACGGGACGAACGGCGTGGTCGGCAGCATCCGCCACGACGACGAGGGATACACGGTCGTGATGGCGGGTTCGGATGCCGCGGCCGGCACCTTCCCGAGCCTCGCCTCCGCGAAGGGGGCTCTGCACTCGAAGATGCGGCCGGGCAGCGCCTGGCCGATGTTCGTCGAGCACTGA
- the pheA gene encoding prephenate dehydratase has product MKRVTERRTYSYLGPAGTFTEAALDQVAEARGQDWRAVHNVGEALADVLEGRSYAAMIAIENSIEGGVSTTQDALATLPGLRIIGEYLVPVNFVLVAPRGTTLADVQVIAAHPVAYAQCHGWLGANVPSHSHVPAASNVASAIGVLDGSLPAQAAIAAPGIVKHLDVDVLAEGIGDNAQAVTRFVLVTRTTTAPAPTGADKTSLIVELPHDHPGSLLEMLEQFSTRGINLSLIESRPIGDELGRYRFVIDADGHISHERMADALLGIRRFSPRVVFLGSYPRADRQIVQYPDRYADDVFVEARDWLRGILSGEPEA; this is encoded by the coding sequence GTGAAACGCGTGACTGAACGCCGCACCTACAGCTATCTGGGCCCTGCCGGAACGTTCACGGAGGCGGCGCTCGACCAGGTCGCCGAGGCGCGGGGTCAGGACTGGCGTGCCGTGCACAACGTCGGCGAGGCGCTCGCCGACGTGCTCGAGGGTCGCAGCTACGCGGCGATGATCGCGATCGAGAACTCGATCGAGGGCGGTGTCTCCACGACGCAGGATGCCCTTGCGACGCTCCCCGGGCTCCGCATCATCGGCGAGTACCTCGTGCCGGTGAACTTCGTGCTCGTCGCGCCGCGAGGCACGACGCTGGCGGACGTGCAGGTGATCGCCGCGCATCCCGTCGCCTACGCGCAGTGCCACGGCTGGCTCGGCGCGAACGTGCCGTCGCACTCGCACGTGCCGGCGGCGAGCAACGTCGCGTCGGCCATCGGCGTGCTCGACGGATCGCTGCCCGCGCAGGCGGCGATCGCCGCGCCCGGCATCGTGAAGCACCTCGACGTCGACGTGCTCGCGGAGGGCATCGGCGACAACGCGCAGGCCGTCACCCGGTTCGTGCTCGTCACGCGGACGACCACCGCTCCCGCGCCCACCGGCGCCGACAAGACCTCGCTCATCGTCGAGCTGCCGCACGACCACCCCGGTTCGCTGCTCGAGATGCTGGAGCAGTTCTCGACCCGCGGCATCAACCTGTCGCTCATCGAGTCGCGGCCGATCGGCGACGAACTGGGACGCTACCGATTCGTCATCGACGCCGACGGGCACATCTCGCACGAGCGCATGGCCGACGCGCTGCTCGGCATCCGCCGGTTCAGTCCCCGCGTCGTGTTCCTCGGGTCGTACCCGCGCGCCGACCGCCAGATCGTGCAGTACCCCGACCGCTACGCCGACGACGTGTTCGTCGAGGCGCGGGACTGGCTGCGCGGCATCCTCTCCGGCGAGCCGGAGGCGTAG
- a CDS encoding glycerate kinase, producing the protein MTRVVLAPDSFKGTITAADAAAALADGWATVEPDAEFVHRPMADGGEGTVAAFAAAVPGAQRMPVTVDGPAGAAIDTAWLLLPADAETPGGTAVVDLASTSGIELLDELRPADADTTGFGQAIAAALDHGVSRVIVGIGSSASTDGGTGMLTALGARFLDATGAPVARGARGLLDLASVDLDGLRTAPEVRVLTDVTNPLVGPRGAAAVFGPQKGLLPDDIERVDAALARLADLLGLDSSLPGSGAAGGTGAALVAWGAVLAPGAAEVADLVGLESAIRGADAVVTGEGSYDGQSGDGKVPSFIAGLAASAGATALLAAGRITDDSDTTLFAASASLTALAGSSAAALAEPARWLREAGALLARSR; encoded by the coding sequence ATGACCAGGGTGGTGCTGGCTCCCGACAGTTTCAAGGGCACGATCACGGCGGCGGATGCGGCGGCGGCGCTCGCCGACGGGTGGGCGACCGTCGAACCGGATGCCGAGTTCGTGCACCGGCCCATGGCCGACGGCGGCGAGGGCACGGTGGCGGCGTTCGCGGCGGCGGTGCCCGGCGCGCAGCGCATGCCCGTCACGGTCGACGGCCCCGCGGGAGCAGCGATCGACACCGCGTGGCTGCTGCTCCCGGCCGACGCGGAGACACCCGGCGGCACCGCCGTCGTCGACCTCGCCTCGACCTCGGGGATCGAACTGCTCGACGAGCTGCGCCCCGCAGACGCCGACACGACCGGATTCGGTCAGGCGATCGCCGCGGCCCTCGACCACGGAGTCTCGCGCGTCATCGTCGGCATCGGATCGAGCGCGTCGACGGACGGGGGAACGGGGATGCTGACCGCCCTCGGGGCGCGGTTTCTCGATGCCACCGGAGCACCCGTCGCCCGGGGAGCCCGCGGACTGCTCGACCTCGCGTCCGTCGACCTCGACGGGCTGCGGACGGCACCCGAGGTGCGCGTGCTCACCGACGTGACCAATCCGCTCGTCGGCCCGCGGGGCGCGGCGGCGGTCTTCGGTCCGCAGAAGGGGCTGCTGCCTGACGACATCGAGCGGGTGGATGCCGCGCTCGCGCGCCTCGCGGACCTCCTCGGCCTCGACTCCTCGCTGCCGGGCAGTGGCGCAGCCGGCGGGACCGGTGCGGCGCTCGTCGCCTGGGGCGCCGTCCTCGCGCCCGGGGCGGCCGAGGTCGCGGACCTGGTCGGGCTCGAGTCGGCGATCCGCGGTGCCGACGCCGTCGTCACCGGGGAGGGCTCCTACGACGGGCAGTCGGGCGACGGCAAGGTCCCGTCGTTCATCGCCGGACTCGCAGCATCCGCCGGAGCGACCGCACTGCTCGCCGCCGGTCGCATCACCGACGACTCCGACACGACGCTGTTCGCGGCATCCGCCTCGCTCACCGCACTCGCCGGATCGTCGGCTGCCGCGCTCGCCGAGCCCGCGCGCTGGCTGCGCGAGGCCGGCGCACTCCTCGCCCGTTCGCGCTGA
- a CDS encoding sodium:proton antiporter gives MDAEIFYVLVGAVVVAAIARWRGWPAPLLVTVVALAASFLPFVPDVEIDGHLLLNLVLPPLLYSAALDVSFVGFKRSLPQIRRLGVSLVLLTALAVGFVAWWILPSLTLPGALLLGAIVAPPDAVSAAAIGRKLGLPRRIMTVLSGESLINDATSLTLYRVFAAILAGATLTVWDGIWQFLLAVGVGVAVGLMFGAVLHQLRMRINDAVVIGTFGLLAPFGAYAIAEHLLGSGVLAVVAMGLFVGYNSPRTDYTTRQQEKPLWLSADLLLESFVFAYIGLQFPRVLRDLGGEEVGRILLLSGAVLLVVLVVRPLYVYPTNAWANFQDRRRLARWDRAVESGAFDDRRRESKRWREYDPEEMRSKIVRDRMAGLQLTWKDNAIISWAGMRGVVTLATALAAADLATLGTEPSHAIVVVAFIVTVGTLLLQGLTLPVLIRGLGIASDVDEQDDERALEAVKAKSREAGKKYLAEKRAEWEATHGHVDLEMFDAFTRRMTRVERDTDEAQEVEDAVQRRPSFDDLAALSRGWLQVRREILLEERDAGNLDEEVMRELLAAMDAEELALDTRGATRQQGRA, from the coding sequence ATGGATGCCGAGATCTTCTACGTGCTCGTCGGTGCGGTCGTGGTGGCGGCGATCGCTCGATGGCGGGGGTGGCCTGCGCCGTTGCTGGTGACGGTCGTCGCGCTCGCGGCATCCTTCCTCCCGTTCGTGCCCGACGTCGAGATCGACGGGCACCTGCTGCTGAATCTCGTGCTGCCGCCGCTGCTGTACTCGGCTGCTCTCGACGTGTCGTTCGTGGGGTTCAAGCGCAGCCTCCCGCAGATCCGGCGTCTGGGCGTGAGCCTCGTGCTGCTGACGGCGCTCGCGGTGGGTTTCGTGGCGTGGTGGATCCTTCCGTCGCTCACCCTCCCCGGCGCGCTGCTGCTCGGTGCGATCGTCGCCCCGCCCGATGCCGTGTCCGCCGCGGCGATCGGCCGCAAGCTCGGTCTGCCTCGCCGCATCATGACGGTGCTGTCAGGTGAGAGCCTCATCAACGACGCGACCTCGCTGACGCTGTACCGGGTGTTCGCGGCGATCCTCGCTGGCGCGACACTCACGGTGTGGGACGGCATCTGGCAGTTCCTTCTCGCGGTCGGGGTCGGCGTCGCGGTGGGACTCATGTTCGGCGCGGTGCTGCACCAGCTGCGCATGCGCATCAACGATGCCGTGGTGATCGGCACGTTCGGGCTGCTCGCCCCATTCGGTGCCTACGCGATCGCCGAGCACCTGCTCGGCTCCGGCGTGCTGGCGGTCGTCGCGATGGGACTCTTCGTCGGCTACAACTCGCCGCGCACCGACTACACGACCCGGCAGCAGGAGAAGCCGCTGTGGCTGTCGGCCGACCTGCTGCTCGAGAGCTTCGTGTTCGCGTACATCGGACTGCAGTTCCCGCGGGTGCTGCGCGACCTGGGCGGCGAGGAGGTCGGCCGCATCCTGCTGCTCTCCGGAGCCGTACTGCTCGTGGTGCTCGTCGTGCGCCCGCTGTACGTGTACCCGACGAATGCGTGGGCGAACTTCCAGGACCGCCGACGGCTCGCCCGGTGGGATCGCGCGGTCGAATCGGGGGCGTTCGACGACAGGCGCCGGGAGTCGAAGCGCTGGCGCGAGTACGACCCCGAGGAGATGCGGTCGAAGATCGTGCGCGACCGCATGGCCGGGCTGCAGCTCACCTGGAAGGACAACGCCATCATCTCGTGGGCCGGCATGCGCGGCGTCGTCACCCTGGCGACCGCGCTCGCCGCGGCCGACCTCGCGACGCTCGGCACCGAGCCCTCGCACGCGATCGTCGTCGTGGCGTTCATCGTGACGGTCGGCACGCTGCTGCTGCAGGGGCTGACGCTGCCGGTGCTGATCCGCGGACTCGGCATCGCGAGCGACGTCGACGAGCAGGACGATGAGAGGGCGCTCGAGGCCGTCAAGGCGAAGAGCCGCGAGGCGGGCAAGAAGTACCTCGCCGAGAAGCGCGCCGAATGGGAGGCCACGCACGGCCACGTCGATCTGGAGATGTTCGACGCCTTCACACGCCGCATGACGCGGGTCGAGCGCGACACCGACGAGGCGCAGGAGGTGGAGGATGCCGTGCAGCGCCGCCCCTCGTTCGACGACCTCGCCGCGCTCTCGCGGGGGTGGCTGCAGGTGCGGCGGGAGATCCTGCTGGAGGAGCGCGACGCCGGCAACCTCGACGAGGAGGTCATGCGCGAGCTGCTCGCCGCGATGGATGCCGAGGAGCTGGCCCTCGACACCCGCGGCGCCACACGGCAGCAGGGTCGCGCCTGA
- a CDS encoding LLM class flavin-dependent oxidoreductase, whose product MLPLGNARARLGVGVGVTALSVLDLVPVRTGQTSAEAIAASLSLAETADRLGYRRFWFAEHHNMPAVASTTPPVLIAAAATRTSTIRLGSGGVMLPNHAPLIVAEQFAALEAIAPGRIDLGLGRAPGSDPVITQLLRGSGTTSDVEQFPRHVQDIGALVSGDGATVRFTSGGEYTVRATPAATGAPEVWLLGSSDYSAQLAAAQGLPYVFANHFSGQGLERALDLYRSGYQPSEEHPEPRTFLTVNAVASPTQEEAEARALPQLRMMARLRLNKPLVALETVEEALAAETDAATDQVVEAARSRWFVGTGESVAAEVRSFASTYGVDEVMLSPVAGAYEAEPRDSAAGRAQTLELVAAAMR is encoded by the coding sequence ATGCTGCCGCTCGGGAATGCCCGCGCCCGGCTCGGCGTTGGGGTCGGGGTGACTGCTCTCTCCGTTCTCGACCTCGTCCCGGTGCGCACCGGGCAGACCAGCGCCGAGGCCATCGCGGCCTCCCTGTCCCTCGCCGAGACGGCCGACCGGCTGGGTTACCGCCGGTTCTGGTTCGCCGAGCACCACAACATGCCCGCCGTGGCGTCGACGACTCCCCCGGTGCTGATCGCCGCCGCCGCGACGCGCACCTCGACCATCCGCCTCGGATCGGGCGGAGTCATGCTGCCGAACCACGCGCCGCTCATCGTGGCGGAGCAGTTCGCCGCGCTCGAGGCCATCGCCCCCGGCCGTATCGATCTGGGTCTCGGCCGCGCACCGGGCAGCGACCCCGTGATCACGCAGCTGCTCCGTGGATCGGGCACGACCAGCGACGTCGAGCAGTTCCCCCGCCACGTGCAGGACATCGGCGCGCTCGTCTCGGGCGACGGCGCGACCGTGCGATTCACGTCGGGTGGCGAGTACACCGTGCGAGCGACTCCTGCTGCGACCGGCGCCCCCGAGGTGTGGCTGCTCGGGTCGAGCGACTACTCCGCGCAGCTCGCCGCCGCGCAGGGCCTGCCCTACGTGTTCGCGAACCACTTCTCCGGGCAGGGCCTCGAACGGGCGCTCGACCTCTACCGCAGCGGCTACCAGCCCAGCGAGGAGCACCCCGAACCGCGCACGTTCCTCACCGTGAACGCGGTCGCGTCGCCCACGCAGGAAGAAGCGGAGGCTCGCGCCCTGCCGCAGCTGCGCATGATGGCGCGGCTGCGGTTGAACAAGCCGCTCGTCGCCCTCGAAACAGTGGAGGAGGCGCTGGCCGCCGAGACGGACGCCGCGACCGACCAGGTCGTCGAGGCCGCGCGTTCCCGGTGGTTCGTCGGTACCGGTGAGTCGGTGGCCGCCGAGGTGCGCTCGTTCGCGTCGACGTACGGCGTCGACGAGGTCATGCTGTCGCCCGTCGCCGGCGCGTACGAGGCCGAGCCGCGCGACAGCGCAGCCGGTCGCGCGCAGACGCTCGAGCTCGTCGCCGCGGCGATGCGCTAG
- a CDS encoding sugar phosphate isomerase/epimerase family protein, with translation MTVDPRLSINQATIKHADLATALRVTADAGIQAIGLWREPVNDVGLDVAARMLADSGLRFTTHCRGGFFTLPDGPERVAALDDNRRAIEETATLAAAGADGSTAVLVLVAGGLPADSRDLLGARERVRDALGALAPDAEAAGVTLAIEPLHPMYASDRAVVSTLGQALDLAADFAPHVVGAAVDTFHIWWDPQVLDQIARAGREGRIATYQVCDWKTPLPADVLLSRHYPGDGIIDFGSLTRAVVETGYDRDIEVEIFHADVWADDPARVVRRTAEAFGSAVSPHLP, from the coding sequence ATGACCGTCGACCCGCGCCTCAGCATCAACCAGGCGACCATCAAGCACGCCGACCTCGCGACGGCCCTGCGCGTGACGGCGGATGCCGGCATCCAGGCCATCGGCCTCTGGCGCGAGCCCGTGAACGACGTCGGCCTCGACGTCGCCGCGCGCATGCTCGCCGACTCCGGGCTGCGGTTCACGACGCACTGCCGCGGCGGGTTCTTCACGCTCCCCGATGGGCCGGAGCGGGTCGCGGCCCTCGACGACAACCGGCGCGCGATCGAGGAGACCGCGACGCTCGCGGCGGCGGGCGCCGACGGGTCGACGGCCGTGCTCGTGCTCGTCGCGGGAGGCCTGCCGGCCGATTCCCGGGACCTCCTCGGGGCCCGCGAGCGGGTGCGCGACGCCCTGGGCGCGCTGGCGCCGGATGCCGAGGCGGCCGGTGTCACGCTGGCGATCGAGCCGCTGCATCCGATGTACGCGTCCGACCGCGCGGTCGTCTCGACCCTCGGCCAGGCGCTCGACCTCGCCGCCGACTTCGCGCCGCACGTCGTCGGAGCTGCGGTCGACACGTTCCACATCTGGTGGGACCCGCAGGTGCTCGATCAGATCGCTCGCGCCGGACGCGAGGGTCGCATCGCGACGTACCAGGTGTGCGACTGGAAGACGCCGCTGCCGGCCGACGTGCTGCTGTCGCGGCACTACCCCGGTGACGGGATCATCGACTTCGGGTCGCTCACGCGCGCGGTCGTCGAGACCGGGTACGACCGCGATATCGAGGTCGAGATCTTCCACGCCGACGTGTGGGCCGACGACCCCGCGCGAGTCGTGCGGCGCACGGCGGAGGCATTCGGGTCCGCGGTGTCGCCGCACCTGCCGTGA
- the pgm gene encoding phosphoglucomutase (alpha-D-glucose-1,6-bisphosphate-dependent), with protein sequence MTSRAGLPAEDTDLIDVDELIAAYYDRTPNPDVAAERVVFGTSGHRGSSLSNSFNENHILATTQAIVDYRAAQGITGPLFLGRDTHALSLPAERSAIEVLVANGVDVRVDARDSWVPTPALSHAILTYNRDLASDAAGRADGIVVTPSHNPPRDGGFKYNPPHGGPADTDATGWIADRANELIANGLDGVKRESFADIDWDALPSYDFRDVYVRDLASIIDVDAIRRAGVRIGADPLGGASVDYWAHIKEVHDLDLTVVNPEVDPTWRFMTLDWDEKIRMDPSSPSAMASLVAKKGDFDVLTGNDADADRHGIVTPDAGLMNPNHYLAVAIDYLFSHRAEWPRDAAVGKTLVSSMIIDRVAESLGRRLLEVPVGFKWFVPGLLDGTVAFGGEESAGASFLRKDGSVWSTDKDGILLCLLAAEIIAVTGKTPSERYRELEEAFGSSAYQRVDAPATPEQKATLGRLAPDAVAATTLAGEEITAKLSHAPGNGAAIGGLKVQTEHAWFAARPSGTEDVYKLYAESLRGPEHLAEVQEEARAVVSAALGG encoded by the coding sequence ATGACGAGCCGTGCCGGCCTCCCCGCGGAGGACACTGACCTGATCGACGTCGACGAGCTGATCGCCGCTTACTACGATCGGACGCCGAATCCCGATGTCGCCGCCGAGCGGGTGGTCTTCGGCACGAGCGGTCACCGCGGCTCCTCCCTGTCGAACAGCTTCAACGAGAACCACATCCTCGCGACCACACAGGCGATCGTCGACTACCGGGCCGCGCAGGGCATCACCGGCCCCCTGTTCCTCGGCCGCGACACGCACGCCCTGTCGCTGCCGGCCGAGCGCAGCGCCATCGAGGTGCTCGTCGCGAACGGCGTCGACGTGCGGGTCGACGCCCGCGACTCGTGGGTTCCGACGCCCGCGCTCAGCCACGCCATCCTCACCTACAACCGCGACCTGGCATCGGATGCCGCGGGTCGCGCCGACGGCATCGTCGTGACCCCCTCGCACAACCCTCCGCGCGACGGCGGCTTCAAGTACAACCCGCCGCACGGCGGACCCGCAGACACCGACGCGACCGGGTGGATCGCCGATCGAGCGAACGAGCTCATCGCGAACGGCCTCGACGGAGTGAAGCGCGAGAGCTTCGCCGACATCGACTGGGATGCCCTGCCGAGCTACGACTTCCGCGACGTGTACGTGCGCGATCTCGCGTCGATCATCGACGTCGACGCGATCCGCCGCGCGGGTGTGCGGATCGGCGCCGACCCCCTCGGCGGCGCGTCGGTCGACTACTGGGCGCACATCAAGGAGGTCCACGACCTCGACCTCACCGTCGTGAACCCCGAGGTCGACCCGACGTGGCGCTTCATGACGCTCGACTGGGACGAGAAGATCCGCATGGATCCGTCGTCTCCCTCGGCCATGGCCTCGCTCGTCGCCAAGAAGGGCGACTTCGACGTGCTCACCGGCAACGACGCGGATGCCGATCGCCACGGCATCGTGACCCCCGACGCCGGGCTCATGAACCCCAACCACTACCTCGCGGTCGCGATCGATTACCTGTTCTCGCACCGCGCCGAGTGGCCCCGCGACGCCGCGGTCGGCAAGACGCTCGTGTCGTCGATGATCATCGACCGCGTCGCTGAGTCGCTCGGCCGCCGCCTGCTCGAGGTGCCGGTGGGCTTCAAGTGGTTCGTCCCTGGCCTGCTCGACGGCACCGTCGCGTTCGGCGGTGAGGAGTCCGCCGGCGCGTCGTTCCTCCGCAAGGACGGCAGCGTCTGGTCGACCGACAAGGACGGCATCCTGCTCTGCCTGCTCGCCGCCGAGATCATCGCCGTCACGGGCAAGACGCCCTCGGAGCGCTACCGCGAGCTCGAAGAGGCCTTCGGCTCGTCGGCGTACCAGCGGGTCGACGCCCCGGCCACCCCGGAGCAGAAGGCGACGCTCGGCAGGCTCGCACCGGATGCCGTCGCCGCCACGACCCTCGCGGGCGAGGAGATCACGGCCAAGCTGTCGCACGCGCCAGGCAACGGCGCCGCCATCGGCGGGCTCAAGGTGCAGACCGAGCACGCGTGGTTCGCGGCCCGCCCGTCGGGCACCGAGGACGTCTACAAGCTGTACGCGGAGAGCCTGCGCGGCCCCGAGCACCTCGCCGAGGTGCAGGAGGAGGCGCGAGCCGTCGTCTCCGCCGCGCTCGGAGGCTGA
- a CDS encoding dihydrodipicolinate synthase family protein — MSALRLLAPDGSLSDTPLQDGAGYARPTAPLRSRVAYAAAHVVPKVHADNTPGRPADIDWDATLAFRRNVYSWGLGVADAMDTAQRNMGLDPAAVRELIARSAEVAREEGASVVVGVNTDHVDEQRIPLDRVIDAYKEQLHFTEEQGAGPVLMASRHVARAATDADDYRRVYREVLASATVPVVLHWLGPAFDPELDGYFGASDWQTASSVLLDIIGEHPDKVAGVKMSLLNAESEISVRERLPEGVRMFTGDDFNYVGLIGGHSPSSEPRERKRTHSDALLGAFAAITPVASAAIQALDAGDPQRYLDILGPTEELSRQVFAAPTFYYKTGVAFLAWLNGHQPAFQMVGGLHSARSLPHLSRIVELANASLALEDPELARERWHGMLRLNGVDLGKAHA; from the coding sequence GCGCTCCGACTGCTCGCGCCGGACGGGTCGCTGTCCGACACCCCGCTGCAGGACGGCGCCGGCTACGCACGACCCACCGCTCCGCTGCGGAGCCGCGTCGCCTACGCCGCGGCCCACGTCGTGCCGAAGGTGCACGCCGACAACACGCCGGGCCGCCCGGCCGACATCGACTGGGACGCCACGCTCGCGTTCCGCCGCAACGTGTACTCGTGGGGACTCGGCGTCGCCGACGCCATGGACACCGCGCAGCGCAACATGGGTCTCGACCCCGCCGCCGTGCGCGAGCTCATCGCCCGCAGCGCCGAGGTCGCCCGCGAGGAGGGGGCGTCGGTCGTCGTCGGGGTCAACACCGACCACGTCGACGAGCAGCGCATCCCCCTCGACCGGGTGATCGACGCGTACAAGGAGCAGCTGCACTTCACCGAGGAGCAGGGGGCGGGTCCGGTGCTCATGGCGTCCCGTCATGTCGCACGCGCGGCAACGGATGCCGACGACTACCGCCGCGTGTACCGCGAGGTGCTGGCGAGCGCGACCGTTCCGGTCGTGCTGCACTGGCTCGGTCCGGCCTTCGACCCGGAGCTCGACGGCTACTTCGGTGCGAGCGACTGGCAGACGGCATCCTCCGTGCTGCTCGACATCATCGGCGAGCACCCCGACAAGGTCGCGGGGGTGAAGATGAGCCTGCTGAACGCCGAATCCGAGATCTCGGTGCGCGAGCGCCTGCCGGAGGGCGTGCGCATGTTCACGGGCGACGACTTCAACTACGTCGGCCTCATCGGCGGCCACTCGCCGTCGAGCGAGCCGCGCGAGAGGAAACGCACGCACTCCGACGCCCTGCTCGGCGCGTTCGCCGCGATCACCCCGGTCGCGTCGGCCGCGATCCAGGCGCTCGATGCCGGAGACCCGCAGCGCTACCTCGACATCCTCGGCCCGACCGAGGAGCTCAGCCGTCAGGTGTTCGCCGCTCCGACGTTCTACTACAAGACCGGCGTCGCGTTCCTCGCCTGGCTGAACGGACACCAGCCGGCGTTCCAGATGGTCGGCGGCCTGCACTCCGCGCGCAGCCTCCCGCACCTCAGCCGCATCGTCGAGCTCGCCAACGCCTCGCTCGCCCTGGAGGACCCGGAGCTCGCGCGGGAGCGCTGGCACGGGATGCTGCGCCTGAACGGCGTCGACCTCGGGAAGGCGCACGCATGA
- a CDS encoding LacI family DNA-binding transcriptional regulator — protein MTLPESPSRVRQPRTPRGAAPTLHDVAREAGVSLATASRVLNGSERKVAESFRERVEQAAAALGYTANVSAQATARGTSPVIALLVADIADPYFGLIAAGVAKGADEHGLVVTISITERDPAREARIVRALRGQRPQGLIIAASRTSGEDYSATEAELDGFGRFGSRVVTFGARVGDNRHVEIDNRAGAEELGLQMGALGYRSAIVVGAAPGVLTSDERVAGFMSGFERAGGRVDRVLRGDFRRESGAEAMAAALSDGVEPGTLVFGMSDVIAIGAMSAIRAAGREVGADIAVCGFDDVPSSNDVTPALTTVRMPLSDIGYQAFRATVDADWQQTPLPLEVIVRASTPGVGA, from the coding sequence ATGACCCTGCCGGAAAGCCCTTCCCGCGTGCGCCAGCCGCGCACACCGCGAGGCGCGGCCCCGACGCTGCACGACGTGGCGCGGGAGGCCGGGGTGTCGTTGGCCACGGCATCCCGTGTGCTGAACGGCTCGGAGCGCAAGGTCGCCGAGTCGTTCCGCGAGCGCGTCGAACAGGCGGCCGCAGCCCTCGGCTACACGGCCAACGTCTCGGCGCAGGCCACCGCGCGAGGCACGTCGCCCGTGATCGCGCTGCTCGTCGCCGACATCGCCGACCCCTACTTCGGACTCATCGCCGCCGGCGTCGCGAAGGGCGCGGACGAGCACGGCCTCGTCGTCACGATCTCGATCACCGAGCGCGACCCGGCCCGCGAGGCCCGCATCGTGCGAGCGCTGCGCGGACAGCGCCCGCAGGGGCTCATCATCGCGGCCTCGCGCACGAGCGGCGAGGACTACTCCGCGACCGAGGCCGAGCTCGACGGGTTCGGACGCTTCGGCAGCAGGGTCGTCACGTTCGGCGCCCGTGTCGGCGACAACCGCCACGTCGAGATCGACAACCGTGCGGGCGCCGAAGAGCTGGGCCTGCAGATGGGCGCCCTCGGGTACCGGTCGGCGATCGTCGTCGGCGCGGCACCGGGCGTGCTCACCTCCGACGAACGCGTCGCCGGCTTCATGAGCGGGTTCGAGCGGGCAGGCGGACGCGTCGATCGCGTGCTCCGCGGAGACTTCCGGCGCGAGTCCGGTGCCGAGGCGATGGCGGCGGCGCTGTCCGACGGCGTCGAACCGGGAACCCTGGTGTTCGGCATGAGCGACGTGATCGCGATCGGGGCCATGTCGGCGATCCGCGCCGCCGGGCGCGAGGTCGGGGCCGACATCGCGGTCTGCGGCTTCGACGACGTGCCGTCGAGCAACGACGTCACCCCCGCGCTCACGACCGTGCGCATGCCGCTCAGCGATATCGGATATCAGGCCTTCCGCGCGACGGTCGACGCCGACTGGCAGCAGACGCCGCTGCCGCTCGAGGTCATCGTGCGGGCGAGCACCCCGGGGGTGGGCGCATGA
- a CDS encoding Hsp20/alpha crystallin family protein codes for MALTFDPFSQLDRFAASVLDSVRAPRLMPVDLYRDGDRYILHADLPGADPGSIDVDLDGGQLTIRAQRTADTREGVRWLARERGAGSFLRQFTLGDGVDLDGISASYESGVLSVIIPVSERAKPRKITVESTEQRQAIDA; via the coding sequence ATGGCACTGACCTTCGACCCCTTCAGCCAGCTCGATCGCTTCGCCGCGAGCGTGCTGGACTCCGTTCGCGCACCCCGGCTGATGCCGGTGGACCTCTATCGCGACGGCGACCGCTACATCTTGCACGCCGACCTGCCGGGGGCCGATCCCGGCTCGATCGACGTCGATCTCGACGGCGGACAGCTCACGATCCGCGCCCAGCGCACCGCAGACACCCGCGAGGGTGTGCGCTGGCTGGCCCGTGAGCGCGGCGCCGGATCGTTCCTGCGCCAGTTCACGCTCGGCGACGGTGTCGACCTCGACGGCATCAGTGCCTCGTACGAGAGCGGCGTGCTGTCGGTCATCATCCCGGTGAGCGAGCGCGCCAAGCCGCGCAAGATCACGGTCGAGTCGACGGAGCAGCGTCAGGCGATCGACGCCTGA